A region from the Vanacampus margaritifer isolate UIUO_Vmar chromosome 5, RoL_Vmar_1.0, whole genome shotgun sequence genome encodes:
- the synrg gene encoding synergin gamma isoform X1: MALRPGSSGGGSFMYPVGGSLGPPQGMVPMQQQQQQQQPQQQQQGFPMVMQPNMQSMMGMNFGGQMPPGAMPIQAGMAIGMQTPGMPFLGQPQFMGMRAAGPQYTADMQKQMAEEHQKRLEQQQKMLEEDRKRRQFEEQKQKLRLLSSVKPKMGEKSRDDALEAIKGNLDGFSRDAKMHPTPSSQSKKPDSTSSSSSSSSPHSSVATPSLPPPLSEDNDEFSDFQGPASSSSSSSSSAASSRRTVTIGSLAAAFPEEDEEFSGFVQGPVGCAHSPLSSQVRASLPSSVSIPIAAPPHSAINSGSQTSLQGPSLEEKLFSSCDLTAGKTAHLNFKARQTLTAMSPKARVSAQFQSSSKARNWAAASGDLGLKSVFVTERLPEAPPTCAKPSPQSGGGSGGVGVYPQQEHIQSIPPAWLYNDSLIPEMFKKVLEFSMTPAGIDTAKLYPLLMSSGLPREALGQIWASANRTTPGMLTKEELYTVLALIGVAQSGLPAMNVEILSQFPSPPVPNLHALAMALAPVMPQHQQPMMTHPPVSMPMPMPTPPPTGMPPMTAAPPAPAPANFIATFPPQGTKVEDDDFQDFQEAPKAGTGDQAFTDFQGESSAKFPASAAAQHQNSAPAMLTPLSGASSASSDKYAVFKQLSVDQPTEVTLPTSDGGDKYSVFRHLENPTDKKPLGEGFADFKSVRTDDGFTDFKTADSVSPLEPSDQAKIFQPAFPSAFPNSQSLQQPPAASVSQAKNPLNMADLDLFSSIAPSALPAADTQTGTLPPSLVLAPGGAKPAGFGDFALFGSSSSEASQAPAVAPQDDFADFMAFGSSGGEPKSESSAAVQSETSSQQSSDKYDVFKQLSLEGGGLAYDDTKDSGDDFADFQSSKFCTALGASEKTLVDKVAAFKQGKEDCASVKSLDLPSIGGSSAGKDDSEDALSVQLDMKLTDVGGDLKHVMSDSSLDLTGLSSHQPPATEGDDMKFDPFGTSGLSSLANYDWSDREECVTGEPQKPQGNGGAAPPPFTPTRKAQLNTDSISAASPAKIASSVRAEVEKFQAFADFAGREQQGGEDEDDFGDFAGTVSEKPDSPGDVGSEANPSETSDDFGAFQGDKPKFGKSDFLKASAQPKVKSSEEMIKNELATFDLSVQGSHKRSHSLGEKEIGRLPASLPPEQPFRDRSSTLSEKPTLPVIRDKYKDLTGEVEESERYAYEWQRCLESALEVITKANNTLNGISSSSVCTEVIQSAQGMEYLLGVVEVYRVTRRVELGVKATAVCSEKLQQLLKDISRVWNNLTSFMSLAKLVPDESSLDFTSCILRHGIKNAKELACGVCLLNVDSRSKIKDVSALGRLFKRALTPESVRRSTAFNSETDNLKLAYGGHQYHASCANFWINCVEPKPPGLILPDLL, from the exons ATGGCGCTGCGGCCGGGATCATCTGGAGGTGGCAG TTTCATGTATCCCGTTGGAGGGAGTTTGGGACCGCCGCAAG gcATGGTGCCcatgcagcagcaacagcaacaacaacagccacagcaacagcagcagggCTTCCCAATGGTCATGCAGCCAAATATGCAAAGCATGATGGGAATGAACTTTGGGGGACAGATGCCGCCAGGAGCCATGCCAATTCAG GCCGGGATGGCGATCGGGATGCAGACCCCCGGGATGCCGTTTTTGGGCCAGCCCCAGTTTATGGGCATGAGAGCTGCTGGCCCACAGTATACCGCTGACATGCAGAAGCAAATGGCCGAGGAGCACCA GAAGCGTCTGGAGCAGCAGCAGAAGATGCTGGAAGAGGACAGGAAACGGCGACAGTTCGAGGAGCAGAAGCAGAAGCTCAGGCTGCTCAGTAGCGTCAAACCCAAG ATGGGGGAAAAGAGCCGGGACGACGCCCTGGAGGCGATAAAGGGGAACCTGGACGGTTTCAGCAGGGACGCCAAGATGCACCCCACGCCGTCGTCGCAGAGCAAGAAGCCAG ACTcgacttcatcatcatcatcatcgtcatcaccCCACTCGTCTGTCgccactccctccctccccccgcCATTGTCCGAGGACAATGATGAATTTAGTGACTTTCAAGGGcccgcctcttcctcctcctcctcctcttcctccgcgGCCTCCTCCCGCAGGACCGTCACGATCGGCTCCCTCGCCGCCGCTTTCcccgaggaggacgaggagttTAGTGGCTTTGTTCAGGGTCCCGTCGGTTGCGCACACTCGCCCCTTTCCTCTCAAGTCCGCGCTTCCCTCCCTTCCTCTGTGTCCATTCCCATTGCCGCTCCTCCGCACTCCGCCATCAACAGCGGCTCTCAAACTTCGCTTCAAG GCCCGTCCCTGGAAGAGAAACTTTTCTCCTCTTGCGACCTCACGGCCGGCAAGACGGCGCACTTGAACTTTAAAGCCAGGCAGACTTTGACAGCAATGAGTCCCAAAGCTCGAGTTTCCGCCCAGTTTCAAAGCAGCAGTAAGGCCAGGAACTGGGCGGCGGCTTCCGGGGACTTGGGTCTCAAGTCGGTCTTCGTCACGGAGAGGCTACCCGAGGCCCCCCCGACTTGCGCCAAGCCCTCCCCTCAAAGCGGTGGCGGCAGCG GGGGTGTTGGCGTGTATCCACAACAAGAACACATCCAGTCCATCCCGCCAGCTTGGCTTTACAACGACAGCCTCATCCCAG AGATGTTCAAGAAGGTTCTAGAGTTCAGCATGACCCCGGCCGGGATCGACACGGCCAAGCTGTATCCGCTTCTCATGTCGTCGGGTCTTCCGCGGGAGGCCTTGGGCCAAATCTGGGCGTCGGCCAACCGCACAACACCTGGCATGCTGACAAAGGAGGAGTTGTACACCGTGCTGGCGCTGATTGGTGTGGCGCAG AGCGGCCTACCAGCGATGAATGTGGAAATCCTCAGTCAGTTCCCGTCTCCGCCGGTGCCCAATCTGCATGCCCTCGCTATGGCCTTAGCACCTGTCATGCCCCAGCATCAGCAGCCCATGATGACCCACCCGCCAGTGTCCATGCCCATGCCCAtgcccaccccacccccgacTGGCATGCCTCCCATGACGGCGGCGCCGCCGGCTCCCGCACCCGCCAACTTCATTGCGACTTTCCCTCCTCAG GGGACCAAAGTAGAAGACGACGACTTCCAGGACTTCCAGGAGGCACCCAAGGCCGGAACCGGTGACCAGGCATTCACTGACTTCCAGGGGGAGTCGAGCGCAAAATTCCCCGCCAGCGCAGCGGCGCAGCATCAAAACAG CGCACCTGCCATGTTGACACCTCTGTCTGGGGCCTCCTCAGCCTCTTCTGATAAGTACGCCGTCTTCAAGCAGCTTTCTGTAGATCAGCCCACCGAAGTCACGCTCCCGACCTCAG ATGGGGGGGACAAATACAGCGTGTTTAGACACTTAGAAAATCCTACTGACAAGAAACCACTAG GCGAGGGATTTGCCGATTTCAAGTCCGTCCGAACTGACGACGGCTTCACGGACTTTAAAACCGCAGACAGCGTCTCCCCACTAGAGCCTTCGGATCAGGCCAAAATCTTCCAGCCCGCCTTCCCTTCTGCTTTCCCCAACTCACAATCTCTACAGCAGCCACCGGCCGCTTCTGTTTCTCAAGCCAAAAACCCTCTCAACATGGCAGACCTGGATCTTTTCTCTTCCATCGCTCCCTCCGCGCTGCCTGCCGCCGACACGCAAACCGGTACATTACCTCCTTCTCTGGTGCTCGCGCCGGGTGGCGCCAAGCCCGCCGGCTTTGGGGACTTCGCCTTATTTGGCTCTTCGTCCTCAGAGGCCTCTCAAGCTCCGGCGGTGGCACCACAGGACGATTTTGCGGACTTCATGGCATTCGGGAGTTCTGGCGGGGAGCCCAAAAGCGAGAGCAGCGCGGCGGTCCAAAGCGAGACCTCCTCTCAGCAGAGCTCGGACAAGTACGACGTGTTCAAGCAGCTGTCCTTAGAAGGCGGCGGCCTGGCCTACGACGACACTAAGGACAGCGGCGACGACTTTGCCGACTTCCAGTCGTCCAAATTCTGCACGGCGCTCGGCGCCTCGGAAAAGACCCTGGTGGACAAGGTGGCCGCCTtcaagcagggcaaggaggacTGCGCCTCGGTCAAATCCCTGGACCTCCCGTCCATCGGGGGCAGCAGCGCCGGGAAGGACGACTCTGAGGACGCGCTGTCGGTGCAGCTGGACATGAAGCTCACCGACGTGGGCGGGGACTTGAAGCACGTGATGTCGGACAGCTCGCTGGATCTGACGGGGCTCTCGTCTCACCAGCCGCCCGCTACAG AGGGAGACGACATGAAATTTGACCCGTTCGGGACCTCGGGCCTCAGCAGCCTGGCCAATTATGACTGGTCTGACCGGGAGGAGTGCGTCACTGGCGAGCCCCAGAAGCCGCAGGGCAACGGTGGGGCCGCCCCGCCGCCCTTTACGCCGACTCGAAAAGCCCAACTGAACACGGACAGCATCTCGGCCGCCTCACCTGCCAAGATCGCCTCGTCCGTCCGCGCCGAGGTCGAGAAATTCCAAGCCTTCGCCGACTTCGCCGGTAGGGAACAGCAGGGCGGCGAAGACGAAGACGACTTTGGGGACTTCGCCGGCACCGTTTCTGAGAAACCCGACTCGCCCGGCGACGTTGGCTCGGAGGCCAACCCGAGCGAGACCTCGGACGACTTTGGTGCCTTCCAGGGAGACAAGCCGAAGTTTGGCAAGTCCGACTTCCTGAAGGCTAGCGCGCAGCCTAAAGTCAAATCCAGCGAGGAGATGATCAAGAACGAGCTGGCCACATTTGACTTGTCTGTTCAAG GCTCCCACAAGCGCAGTCACAGCCTGGGAGAGAAGGAGATCGGTCGCCTGCCCGCTTCGCTGCCTCCAGAGCAGCCCTTTCGAGACCGATCGAGCACCCTGAGCGAGAAGCCCACCTTGCCCGTCATCCGAGACAAGTACAAGGATCTGACCGGGGAGGTGGAG GAGAGCGAGCGCTATGCTTACGAGTGGCAGCGGTGTTTGGAAAGTGCTCTTGAG GTCATCACCAAAGCCAACAACACGCTGAACGGCATCAGCAGCTCCTCCGTGTGCACCGAGGTCATCCAATCCGCTCAGGGTATGGAGTATCTGCTGG GTGTGGTGGAGGTGTACCGCGTGACCAGGCGGGTGGAGCTGGGCGTCAAGGCGACGGCGGTGTGCTCGGAGAAGCTGCAGCAGCTGCTGAAGGACATCAGCCGCGTGTGGAACAACCTCACCAGCTTCATGTCGCTGGCCAAGCTGGTG
- the synrg gene encoding synergin gamma isoform X2, producing the protein MALRPGSSGGGSFMYPVGGSLGPPQGMVPMQQQQQQQQPQQQQQGFPMVMQPNMQSMMGMNFGGQMPPGAMPIQAGMAIGMQTPGMPFLGQPQFMGMRAAGPQYTADMQKQMAEEHQKRLEQQQKMLEEDRKRRQFEEQKQKLRLLSSVKPKMGEKSRDDALEAIKGNLDGFSRDAKMHPTPSSQSKKPDSTSSSSSSSSPHSSVATPSLPPPLSEDNDEFSDFQGPASSSSSSSSSAASSRRTVTIGSLAAAFPEEDEEFSGFVQGPVGCAHSPLSSQVRASLPSSVSIPIAAPPHSAINSGSQTSLQGPSLEEKLFSSCDLTAGKTAHLNFKARQTLTAMSPKARVSAQFQSSSKARNWAAASGDLGLKSVFVTERLPEAPPTCAKPSPQSGGGSGGVGVYPQQEHIQSIPPAWLYNDSLIPEMFKKVLEFSMTPAGIDTAKLYPLLMSSGLPREALGQIWASANRTTPGMLTKEELYTVLALIGVAQSGLPAMNVEILSQFPSPPVPNLHALAMALAPVMPQHQQPMMTHPPVSMPMPMPTPPPTGMPPMTAAPPAPAPANFIATFPPQGTKVEDDDFQDFQEAPKAGTGDQAFTDFQGESSAKFPASAAAQHQNSAPAMLTPLSGASSASSDKYAVFKQLSVDQPTEVTLPTSDGGDKYSVFRHLENPTDKKPLGEGFADFKSVRTDDGFTDFKTADSVSPLEPSDQAKIFQPAFPSAFPNSQSLQQPPAASVSQAKNPLNMADLDLFSSIAPSALPAADTQTGTLPPSLVLAPGGAKPAGFGDFALFGSSSSEASQAPAVAPQDDFADFMAFGSSGGEPKSESSAAVQSETSSQQSSDKYDVFKQLSLEGGGLAYDDTKDSGDDFADFQSSKFCTALGASEKTLVDKVAAFKQGKEDCASVKSLDLPSIGGSSAGKDDSEDALSVQLDMKLTDVGGDLKHVMSDSSLDLTGLSSHQPPATEGDDMKFDPFGTSGLSSLANYDWSDREECVTGEPQKPQGNGGAAPPPFTPTRKAQLNTDSISAASPAKIASSVRAEVEKFQAFADFAGREQQGGEDEDDFGDFAGTVSEKPDSPGDVGSEANPSETSDDFGAFQGDKPKFGKSDFLKASAQPKVKSSEEMIKNELATFDLSVQGSHKRSHSLGEKEIGRLPASLPPEQPFRDRSSTLSEKPTLPVIRDKYKDLTGEVEESERYAYEWQRCLESALEVITKANNTLNGISSSSVCTEVIQSAQGMEYLLGVVEVYRVTRRVELGVKATAVCSEKLQQLLKDISRVWNNLTSFMSLAKLVPDESSLDFTSCILRHGIKNAKELACGVCLLNVDSRSKIKDVSALGRLFKRAFNSETDNLKLAYGGHQYHASCANFWINCVEPKPPGLILPDLL; encoded by the exons ATGGCGCTGCGGCCGGGATCATCTGGAGGTGGCAG TTTCATGTATCCCGTTGGAGGGAGTTTGGGACCGCCGCAAG gcATGGTGCCcatgcagcagcaacagcaacaacaacagccacagcaacagcagcagggCTTCCCAATGGTCATGCAGCCAAATATGCAAAGCATGATGGGAATGAACTTTGGGGGACAGATGCCGCCAGGAGCCATGCCAATTCAG GCCGGGATGGCGATCGGGATGCAGACCCCCGGGATGCCGTTTTTGGGCCAGCCCCAGTTTATGGGCATGAGAGCTGCTGGCCCACAGTATACCGCTGACATGCAGAAGCAAATGGCCGAGGAGCACCA GAAGCGTCTGGAGCAGCAGCAGAAGATGCTGGAAGAGGACAGGAAACGGCGACAGTTCGAGGAGCAGAAGCAGAAGCTCAGGCTGCTCAGTAGCGTCAAACCCAAG ATGGGGGAAAAGAGCCGGGACGACGCCCTGGAGGCGATAAAGGGGAACCTGGACGGTTTCAGCAGGGACGCCAAGATGCACCCCACGCCGTCGTCGCAGAGCAAGAAGCCAG ACTcgacttcatcatcatcatcatcgtcatcaccCCACTCGTCTGTCgccactccctccctccccccgcCATTGTCCGAGGACAATGATGAATTTAGTGACTTTCAAGGGcccgcctcttcctcctcctcctcctcttcctccgcgGCCTCCTCCCGCAGGACCGTCACGATCGGCTCCCTCGCCGCCGCTTTCcccgaggaggacgaggagttTAGTGGCTTTGTTCAGGGTCCCGTCGGTTGCGCACACTCGCCCCTTTCCTCTCAAGTCCGCGCTTCCCTCCCTTCCTCTGTGTCCATTCCCATTGCCGCTCCTCCGCACTCCGCCATCAACAGCGGCTCTCAAACTTCGCTTCAAG GCCCGTCCCTGGAAGAGAAACTTTTCTCCTCTTGCGACCTCACGGCCGGCAAGACGGCGCACTTGAACTTTAAAGCCAGGCAGACTTTGACAGCAATGAGTCCCAAAGCTCGAGTTTCCGCCCAGTTTCAAAGCAGCAGTAAGGCCAGGAACTGGGCGGCGGCTTCCGGGGACTTGGGTCTCAAGTCGGTCTTCGTCACGGAGAGGCTACCCGAGGCCCCCCCGACTTGCGCCAAGCCCTCCCCTCAAAGCGGTGGCGGCAGCG GGGGTGTTGGCGTGTATCCACAACAAGAACACATCCAGTCCATCCCGCCAGCTTGGCTTTACAACGACAGCCTCATCCCAG AGATGTTCAAGAAGGTTCTAGAGTTCAGCATGACCCCGGCCGGGATCGACACGGCCAAGCTGTATCCGCTTCTCATGTCGTCGGGTCTTCCGCGGGAGGCCTTGGGCCAAATCTGGGCGTCGGCCAACCGCACAACACCTGGCATGCTGACAAAGGAGGAGTTGTACACCGTGCTGGCGCTGATTGGTGTGGCGCAG AGCGGCCTACCAGCGATGAATGTGGAAATCCTCAGTCAGTTCCCGTCTCCGCCGGTGCCCAATCTGCATGCCCTCGCTATGGCCTTAGCACCTGTCATGCCCCAGCATCAGCAGCCCATGATGACCCACCCGCCAGTGTCCATGCCCATGCCCAtgcccaccccacccccgacTGGCATGCCTCCCATGACGGCGGCGCCGCCGGCTCCCGCACCCGCCAACTTCATTGCGACTTTCCCTCCTCAG GGGACCAAAGTAGAAGACGACGACTTCCAGGACTTCCAGGAGGCACCCAAGGCCGGAACCGGTGACCAGGCATTCACTGACTTCCAGGGGGAGTCGAGCGCAAAATTCCCCGCCAGCGCAGCGGCGCAGCATCAAAACAG CGCACCTGCCATGTTGACACCTCTGTCTGGGGCCTCCTCAGCCTCTTCTGATAAGTACGCCGTCTTCAAGCAGCTTTCTGTAGATCAGCCCACCGAAGTCACGCTCCCGACCTCAG ATGGGGGGGACAAATACAGCGTGTTTAGACACTTAGAAAATCCTACTGACAAGAAACCACTAG GCGAGGGATTTGCCGATTTCAAGTCCGTCCGAACTGACGACGGCTTCACGGACTTTAAAACCGCAGACAGCGTCTCCCCACTAGAGCCTTCGGATCAGGCCAAAATCTTCCAGCCCGCCTTCCCTTCTGCTTTCCCCAACTCACAATCTCTACAGCAGCCACCGGCCGCTTCTGTTTCTCAAGCCAAAAACCCTCTCAACATGGCAGACCTGGATCTTTTCTCTTCCATCGCTCCCTCCGCGCTGCCTGCCGCCGACACGCAAACCGGTACATTACCTCCTTCTCTGGTGCTCGCGCCGGGTGGCGCCAAGCCCGCCGGCTTTGGGGACTTCGCCTTATTTGGCTCTTCGTCCTCAGAGGCCTCTCAAGCTCCGGCGGTGGCACCACAGGACGATTTTGCGGACTTCATGGCATTCGGGAGTTCTGGCGGGGAGCCCAAAAGCGAGAGCAGCGCGGCGGTCCAAAGCGAGACCTCCTCTCAGCAGAGCTCGGACAAGTACGACGTGTTCAAGCAGCTGTCCTTAGAAGGCGGCGGCCTGGCCTACGACGACACTAAGGACAGCGGCGACGACTTTGCCGACTTCCAGTCGTCCAAATTCTGCACGGCGCTCGGCGCCTCGGAAAAGACCCTGGTGGACAAGGTGGCCGCCTtcaagcagggcaaggaggacTGCGCCTCGGTCAAATCCCTGGACCTCCCGTCCATCGGGGGCAGCAGCGCCGGGAAGGACGACTCTGAGGACGCGCTGTCGGTGCAGCTGGACATGAAGCTCACCGACGTGGGCGGGGACTTGAAGCACGTGATGTCGGACAGCTCGCTGGATCTGACGGGGCTCTCGTCTCACCAGCCGCCCGCTACAG AGGGAGACGACATGAAATTTGACCCGTTCGGGACCTCGGGCCTCAGCAGCCTGGCCAATTATGACTGGTCTGACCGGGAGGAGTGCGTCACTGGCGAGCCCCAGAAGCCGCAGGGCAACGGTGGGGCCGCCCCGCCGCCCTTTACGCCGACTCGAAAAGCCCAACTGAACACGGACAGCATCTCGGCCGCCTCACCTGCCAAGATCGCCTCGTCCGTCCGCGCCGAGGTCGAGAAATTCCAAGCCTTCGCCGACTTCGCCGGTAGGGAACAGCAGGGCGGCGAAGACGAAGACGACTTTGGGGACTTCGCCGGCACCGTTTCTGAGAAACCCGACTCGCCCGGCGACGTTGGCTCGGAGGCCAACCCGAGCGAGACCTCGGACGACTTTGGTGCCTTCCAGGGAGACAAGCCGAAGTTTGGCAAGTCCGACTTCCTGAAGGCTAGCGCGCAGCCTAAAGTCAAATCCAGCGAGGAGATGATCAAGAACGAGCTGGCCACATTTGACTTGTCTGTTCAAG GCTCCCACAAGCGCAGTCACAGCCTGGGAGAGAAGGAGATCGGTCGCCTGCCCGCTTCGCTGCCTCCAGAGCAGCCCTTTCGAGACCGATCGAGCACCCTGAGCGAGAAGCCCACCTTGCCCGTCATCCGAGACAAGTACAAGGATCTGACCGGGGAGGTGGAG GAGAGCGAGCGCTATGCTTACGAGTGGCAGCGGTGTTTGGAAAGTGCTCTTGAG GTCATCACCAAAGCCAACAACACGCTGAACGGCATCAGCAGCTCCTCCGTGTGCACCGAGGTCATCCAATCCGCTCAGGGTATGGAGTATCTGCTGG GTGTGGTGGAGGTGTACCGCGTGACCAGGCGGGTGGAGCTGGGCGTCAAGGCGACGGCGGTGTGCTCGGAGAAGCTGCAGCAGCTGCTGAAGGACATCAGCCGCGTGTGGAACAACCTCACCAGCTTCATGTCGCTGGCCAAGCTGGTG